The Benincasa hispida cultivar B227 chromosome 11, ASM972705v1, whole genome shotgun sequence genome has a segment encoding these proteins:
- the LOC120091993 gene encoding protein N-terminal asparagine amidohydrolase: protein MIFVDGAPFTVESSSSNKGADVLYALMECHYLVNATNSFKGTPEMRFTVSEQSGVERSTMSKWIYVFQKEYAIVDPALVDFVGTDEATTCVGIAIRNRKNGMTSVAHMDFPDIIKIALSQMLSLVVDPASDVELDVHLVGGFEDVLLEENNNITRTGDHKKMEGYSFPLCNKIIESLWTRPEKFHLQTLCILRHNTRRDSEGNAYPIFNGFVVKTSDGSVFPASFDSTSRCPDEVVRRIRLSSSYEDPSWEGRLLETYETQTDQFKIEPCRWSPWKQRIALSLQCLSDSEILQSCSTSPSAEGPDFVESARRQWAYLVEHPDWRETFPKKKPRIFRRAADGKWERNFN, encoded by the exons ATGATTTTCGTCGATGGAGCACCCTTCACCGTCGAATCATCTTCATCAAATAAG GGAGCTGATGTCCTGTatgctttaatggagtgccatTACCTTGTCAATGCCACAAATTCATTCAAGGGTACTCCAGAGATGAGGTTCACAGTTTCTGAACAGTCTGGCGTGGAGAGATCAACTATGAGTAAATGGATTTATGTGTTTCAGAAAGAATATGCCATTGTAGATCCTGCATTAGTggat TTTGTTGGCACTGATGAAGCAACAACTTGTGTGGGCATAGCTATTCGGAATCGAAAAAATGGAAT GACATCTGTTGCACATATGGATTTCCCAGACATCATCAAAATTGCTCTCTCGCAGATGTTATCCCTAGTTGTTGATCCCGCTTCTGATgttgagttagat GTTCATTTAGTTGGAGGTTTTGAAGATGTTCTACTCGAA gaaaataataatatcacccGGACAGGAGATCATAAAAAGATGGAGGGTTATTCATTTCCACTGTGTAACAAAATTATCGAGAGTTTGTGGACAAGACCAGAGAAATTTCATCTTCAGACTCTTTGTATTCTTAGGCATAACACTCGCCGAGACTCTGAAGGGAATGCTTACCCTATCTTCAACGGATTCGTG GTGAAAACTTCTGATGGATCTGTGTTCCCTGCTAGCTTTGATAGTACTTCAAGATGTCCAGATGAAGTTGTTCGGAGAATTCGACTATCATCTTCGTACGAGGATCCAAGTTGGGAGGGCAGACTGTTGGAGACCTATGAAACTCAAACTGATCAGTTCAAAATCGAACCATGCCGCTG GTCGCCATGGAAACAACGCATTGCTTTGTCTCTACAATGCCTTTCCGATTCCGAAATCCTTCAGTCATGTTCTACCTCCCCTTCTGCAGAAGGACCGGACTTCGTGGAGAGTGCTAGAAG GCAGTGGGCTTATTTAGTCGAACACCCAGATTGGAGAGAGACCTTCCCAAAGAAAAAGCCAAGAATTTTTAGAAGGGCTGCTGATGGAAAATGGGAAAGGAACTTTAACTGA